The genomic DNA CACGGTGAGCAGCAGTACCACGGCAAAACCCAGAGCGAGCTTGGCGCCGACGCTGATGTTGCCAATCCTGCGGTTGAGGTAGCCGAACATGGCAAGTCTCCATCCAGTTGAGTAGGGGAGCCATGCCGGCGTTTTGCTGGCATGACACCCCTGCCCATCGGCGGAAGGCTTGTAGGACTTGACCTGAGAATTGGGTAGGAAATTTCAGCAGCGCGTGTGGGAATCCACACTGGCCCCACCGCTGGCTCGCCGGCGATGGGGCCAGTACGGGATTACAGCCTGAAGCGCCTTACCAGGTCCTGCAGGTGCGTGCCCAGCCGCGCAAGCTCGACACTGGAGCTGGCCGTCTCCTCACTCGCCGCTGAAGTCTGGTCGGAGATATCCCGCACATTGATCACGCTGCGATTGATCTCCTCGGCGGTAGCACTCTGCTGTTCGGCGGCCGTGGCAATCTGCTGGTTCATCGCCTGGATCGACGACACGGTTCGGGTGATGGTCTCCAGTGAAGTGCCCGCGCGGCGGGTCAGCTCGACGCTGCTGTCGGTGAGCTGGCGGCTGGCGTCCATCACGCTGGCCACCCGCTGCGTTCCGCTTTGCAAACCGGCGATCAGCTCTTCGATCTCTTCGGTGGACTGTTGGGTACGCTGCGCCAGGCTGCGCACTTCGTCGGCGACTACGGCGAAGCCACGGCCGGCCTCACCGGCCCGCGCCGCTTCGATAGCGGCATTGAGAGCCAGCAGGTTGGTCTGCTGGGCCACCGACTTGATCACATCCAGCACGCTGCCGATCTTGTCGCTTTCGGCCTTGAGCTGGTTCATCGCCTCGCTGGAGTTGACCACTTCACCGGCAAGGCGCTCGATTTGTGCCACGGCTTCGCTGACAACCCGATCACCTTCACGCGCCTGTTGGTCGGCCATGAGCGCCGCTTCAGAGGCTTGCTCAGCGTTACGTGCCACTTCATGCACGGTGGCAGCCATTTCGTTCATGGCGGTAGCAACCTGGTCGGTTTCGACCTTTTGATTGTTGACCCCGGCGCTGGTCTGTTCGGTTACCGCCGAAAGCTCTTCGGCGGCGCTGGCGATCTGCGTGACACCGTCACCGATACCACCGATCAGTTCGCGCAGGCCCTGGGTCATGCGCTGCATGCTGGCTTGCAACTGCCCCAACTCGTCGCGGCGGGTTGTCACAAGGTCCTGGCGCAGGTCGCCGTTGGCCACGCGCTCGGCGGCGGCCAGTGTCTGGCGCAGCGGGACGATGATCTGCCGAGTGATGGCCCAGGCCGCGAGCAGGCCCAGCACCAACGCCAGTGCCGTGGCTGAGGCAAGCAGGGCCTTCGCCTTGCGCGAGCCTGCATCGCGGACTTCTGTCTGTGAAACCGTCATCTTCTGGCTGTTATCCATCAGCACGGTGCCTTGATCAGTCATCACTTGCAGGGCCTGATCGCTGGCCGATTGCGCGCTACCGAACTGGTTGACCGCATCGCGGTAAGCGGCGAGGGCCGACATCGAGTCATCGAGGCTGGCGGCATATTCGGCGGGCAGCTTGGCCGGTAGCGCCTTGAGGTTGGTCATGGCCTGGTCGATGGCGTTGAGCGCAGTCTGCTGGTAGTTCGCATCACCACTGTAGGTGTAGCCGCGCACCTGGAAGCGTGCTTGCTGTATCAAGGCACTTACCTCTACCGTGCTCTGGTAGGGCGTGATATCGCCGGCTTGCAGCAGGCGCTCCTGGACCCTGCTGGTAAGCTCGGCTGCCTTGTCGGCACTGTCACCCAGTACGCTTCGGCTGGCTTCGCGTCGTTGCCCGGCCTGCTTGAGGTCAGCGAAAGCTTGCTGATATTTGCGCACGGCCTCCTGCTGTTGCTGCAGGCGCTGATGATCGACGGGTTGCTCGATCTGGCCGAGCATGATGCTGATCTGGCGGTCGAGGCCAGCGAGGGCTTTTTCCAGTTCGCCGATCGCCGCTTCGTTGCGATCGCGCTGGTAATGCTGGCGCGCGATGCGCAGTTCCTGGGTGCCCTGACTGATGACCGAAATATTGCCCAGCTTGTCACCACGGTCGATGATGCTGTCCATACCTTGCCAGCCTGTGAAGGTGATGGCCAGGGTCAGTAGCAGTACCAGGCCAAAGCCCAGCCCCAGTTTGCGATTGACGCTCACATTTCCCAGCGTTTCGGTAACCCATCGGAACATGTTCGACTCCCCGGTAAACTTGGCAGCACAGATTATTGTTGTGTTGCCTAGGCATCGGCCTGCGCCGGGGAAACTTGATGGGAAAAACCTGACCCGCCTGTCAGAAAATCCTTGAGAGCAAGGCTGTTACGGCGGTTTCCACACGCAGGATGCGGTCACCCAACTGAACTGGCGCGAGCCCTGCTTTGCCCAGCAGTTCGACTTCGTAGGGGATCCAGCCACCCTCGGGGCCAATGGCCAGTGTTACCGGGCCTTCGACGGCGCGCGGGCACGCGGGGTAGGGGCCGGGGTGGCCAACCAGGCCCAGGGTGCCGTCGACGATGGCGGGCAGGCGGTCTTCGACGAACGGTTTGAAGCGCTTTTCGATGACCACCTCGGGCAGCAC from Pseudomonas putida includes the following:
- a CDS encoding methyl-accepting chemotaxis protein, with product MQRMTQGLRELIGGIGDGVTQIASAAEELSAVTEQTSAGVNNQKVETDQVATAMNEMAATVHEVARNAEQASEAALMADQQAREGDRVVSEAVAQIERLAGEVVNSSEAMNQLKAESDKIGSVLDVIKSVAQQTNLLALNAAIEAARAGEAGRGFAVVADEVRSLAQRTQQSTEEIEELIAGLQSGTQRVASVMDASRQLTDSSVELTRRAGTSLETITRTVSSIQAMNQQIATAAEQQSATAEEINRSVINVRDISDQTSAASEETASSSVELARLGTHLQDLVRRFRL